In one Gracilinanus agilis isolate LMUSP501 chromosome 6, AgileGrace, whole genome shotgun sequence genomic region, the following are encoded:
- the AASDH gene encoding beta-alanine-activating enzyme isoform X2 codes for MTLQEMVLQAAALYSDRTAVCFDGCSNQRSVYYTYKSVVNIASELSSFLQLHCNFEGIHEIGLFCYPGINLPSWILGILQVPAAYSPIDPDVPPELSAYFMKKCNLKYILVEKNQVDKFKSSYETWLKNDTITVDHTGVTLFELHWNDIDVNLMLHDKKENHGKEKMNNYISFLNSNEEKAKKYMDVRLQHCLAYVLHTSGTTGIPKIVRVPHSCIVPNIQHLQTLFEISQEDILFMASPLTFDPSVVEIFLALTSGASLLIVPNAVKMLPSKLATVLFNHHRVTVLQATPTLLRRFGSQLIKSSVLSATTSLRVLALGGEAFPSLSVLRSWREEGNKTQVFNVYGITEVSSWATCYRIPEEDLCSTLGVESPVQLGFPLLGTVVEVRDTNGLTVQEGEGQVFLGGEKRVCFLDDETTLPFGTMRATGDFVTVKGEAMFFLGRQDSQIKRHGKRINIEFVQQVAEGICQVEACSVIWYHQERLILFVVTKDDLGKDHILGELQKHLPSYAIPDDILMIEALPFTSHGKIDVSELTKIYFNYINLKPHSKLKGKEELWERLQNLWKSSLRLLEDPLEVPKDSLFLSNGGDSLKSLWFSNEIENMVGRSIPGLLEVILSCSILDIYNYILQAMFPGEDIPFSRSYCTKRKFSELNGEEINGRYVDQKPGKPVNSGEEQNTFIALSRGNQILFVNVHESLKNSLSMGQRGTEIGKHPSTSHDLISWEETKPSFVQNMTNESSLTVMGKMDSTEEISSIPQISEDENSVRASEKMKLCVKWKSDTGKCVDASPLIAVLPLKQLSATVYIGSHSHRIQAIDLYSGKVKWEQILGDRIESSACLSHCGNFIIVGLAGLY; via the exons ATGACCCTTCAAGAAATGGTGCTTCAAGCTGCTGCCCTTTACTCTGACCGAACAGCTGTCTGTTTTGATGGATGTAGTAATCAACGTTCAGTTTATTATACCTACAAATCTGTGGTTAATATTGCCTCAGAATTATCTAGCTTTTTGCAACTACACTGCAATTTTGAAGGGATCCATGAAATTGGCCTCTTCTGCTATCCAGGAATAAATTTACCATCTTGGATTTTGGG CATTCTGCAAGTTCCTGCTGCATATTCTCCTATTGATCCAGATGTACCACCAGAATTATCAgcttattttatgaaaaaatgtaaCCTCAAGTATATCCTTGTTGAAAAAAACCAAGTTGAT AAATTCAAATCTTCTTATGAAACTTGGTTAAAGAATGATACCATCACAGTAGACCATACTGGTGTGACACTTTTTGAACTTCACTGGAATGATATTGATGTAAACTTGATGCTACATGATAAAAAAGAGAAccatggaaaggaaaaaatgaataattacatCAGTTTTTTGAACAGCAATGAAGAAAAAGCTAAGAAATACATGGATGTCAGATTACAGCATTGTTTAGCTTATGTTCTGCACACTTCAGGAACTACAGGAATTCCTAAAATTGTCAGAGTGCCTCATTCATGTATAGTACCAAATATTCAACATCTGCA GACACTTTTTGAGATCAGCCAAGAAGATATTCTTTTCATGGCTTCACCTTTGACATTTGATCCATCTGTTGTAGAGATATTTCTTGCTTTGACAAGTGGAGCATCTCTGCTTATAGTTCCAAATGCTGTTAAAATGTTGCCATCAAAGTTAGCTACTGTTCTATTTAACCACCACCGAGTAACAGTTTTGCAG GCTACACCAACACTGCTTAGAAGATTTGGATCTCAGCTCATCAAATCATCTGTTTTATCAGCTACTACTTCACTTCGTGTATTAGCCCTTGGTGGTGAAGCATTCCCATCATTGAGTGTCCTCAGAAGCTGGAGGGAAGAAGGCAATAAAACTCAAGTATTTAATGTTTATGGTATCACAGAGGTGTCCAGCTGGGCAACATGTTACAGGATTCCAGAAGAGGATCTTTGCTCCACTTTGGG AGTTGAGTCTCCTGTGCAATTGGGATTTCCACTGCTTGGAACAGTAGTCGAAGTCAGAGACACTAATGGTTTGACAGTTCAAGAAGGAGAAGGCCAAGTTTTTTTAg GTGGTGAGAAGCGGGTATGTTTTCTTGATGATGAAACAACTCTACCTTTTGGCACAATGAGAGCAACTGGTGATTTTGTTACTGTGAAGGGTGAAGCAATGTTTTTCTTGGGTCGGCAAGACAGTCAGATCAAACGTCACGGCAAACGTATTAACATTGAATTTGTACAGCAG GTTGCTGAAGGAATTTGTCAAGTAGAAGCCTGTTCAGTTATATGGTATCATCAGGAAAGATTAATTCTGTTCGTGGTGACCAAAGATGATTTAGGGAAGGATCACATTTTAGGAGAACTTCAAAAACATCTTCCAAGTTATGCAATTCCAGATGACATTCTTATGATTGAAGCTTTACCGTTTACATCTCATG gcAAAATTGATGTGTCTGAGTTAACCAAGATTTACTTTAACTATATAAATTTGAAACCTCACAGTAAGCTCAAAGGAAAAGAGGAACTGTGGGAGAGATTACAGAACTTATGGAAG tcTTCTCTACGACTTCTGGAAGATCCTTTGGAAGTTCCCAAAGATTCACTGTTCCTTAGTAATGGTGGTGATTCCTTAAAGTCCCTTTGGTTCAGTAATGAAATTGAGAATATGGTAGGCAGATCGATACCTGGACTTCTGGAAGTTATTCTCAGTTGCTCCATCTTAGATATATACAATTACATTCTCCAAGCAATGTTTCCTGGTGAAGATATACCATTCAGTAGGAGTTATTgcacaaaaagaaaattcagtgaattGAATGGAGAAGAAATCAATGGCAGATATGTAGATCAGAAACCTGGAAAGCCTGTGAATTCTGGCGAAGAGCAGAATACTTTTATTGCGTTGAGCAGAGGGAATCAGATTTTGTTTGTGAATGTCCACGAGTCTTTAAAAAATTCCCTAAGTATGGGACAGAGAGGAACTGAGATAGGAAAACATCCTTCAACATCTCATGATTTAATTTCATGGGAAGAGACAAAACCAAGTTTTGTTCAAAATATGACAAATGAAAGCTCCTTAACAGTTATGGGGAAGATGGATAGCACAGAAGAGATCAGTTCTATCCCCCAAATTTCTGAAGATGAGAATTCTGTTAGAGCATCTGAGAAAATGAAGTTATGTGTCAAGTGGAAGTCAGACACCGGCAAATGTGTGGATGCTTCACCTCTCATTGCAGTATTACCTCTCAAACAGTTATCTGCAACTGTCTACATTGGATCCCATTCTCATAGGATACAAGCAATTGATCTCTATTCTGGGAAAGTGAAATGGGAACAGATCTTGGGAGATCGCATAGAATCCTCAGCTTGTCTCTCTCATTGTGGAAATTTCATTATAGTGG